From Granulicella sp. WH15, the proteins below share one genomic window:
- a CDS encoding alkaline phosphatase family protein, whose translation MHCLRKTTSFVLASLLAATPLTAAAPIRPQDAIKHVVVIFQENVSFDHYFATYPHALNPAGEPAFTALPKTPKVNGLSGKLLTENPNFLNEANGAGKANPFRLSRAQAATADQDHSYGAEQMGFNGGKMDLFPKSVGRPDGPKVPGDRSGIASTAGLTMGFYDGNTVTAYWNYAQHFAMSDNHFNTTFGPSTPGAINLISGQTNGAVSDQNGGGSLIPDGNGGLTMIGDPQPTGDLCSSTSDALVHMTGPNIGDRLTAANVSWGWFQGGFDLTAVNANGSTDCRRSNVGLAKSNKRDYLPHHEPFQYYKSTANPQHVRPQSATTIATNQDGAANHQYDTHDFFDAVKAGNFPAVSYLKAPGYQDGHAGYSTPLDEQEFVVGVINFLQQQPDWEHTAVIIAYDDSDGWYDHASSKIVNGSATKADAYDGPGKCGDGSTALPGVDPATLHAQGRCGYGPRLPLIVVSPWAKANFVDHTLTDQTSILRFIEDIFLDGKRLGAGSFDAQSGPLNNLFDFTRKPRTPRKLVLNPTTGQPQPSN comes from the coding sequence ATGCACTGTCTCCGTAAGACCACCTCCTTCGTCCTTGCCTCCCTTCTAGCGGCCACGCCGCTCACTGCCGCCGCACCCATCCGTCCCCAGGACGCCATCAAGCACGTAGTCGTCATCTTCCAGGAGAACGTCTCCTTCGACCACTACTTCGCCACCTACCCCCACGCCTTGAACCCCGCAGGCGAACCCGCCTTCACCGCGCTCCCCAAGACCCCGAAGGTCAACGGCCTCTCAGGCAAGCTCCTCACCGAGAACCCCAACTTCCTCAACGAGGCCAACGGAGCAGGGAAGGCCAACCCCTTCCGCCTCTCCCGCGCCCAGGCCGCCACCGCCGACCAGGACCACTCCTACGGGGCCGAGCAGATGGGCTTCAACGGCGGCAAGATGGACCTCTTTCCCAAGTCGGTCGGCCGCCCCGACGGCCCCAAGGTCCCCGGCGACAGGTCCGGCATCGCCTCCACCGCCGGCCTCACCATGGGCTTCTACGACGGCAACACCGTCACCGCCTACTGGAACTACGCCCAGCACTTCGCCATGAGCGACAACCACTTCAACACCACCTTCGGGCCATCCACTCCCGGAGCCATCAACCTCATCTCCGGCCAGACCAACGGAGCCGTCAGCGACCAGAATGGCGGTGGCAGCCTCATCCCCGACGGCAACGGCGGCCTCACCATGATTGGTGACCCCCAGCCCACCGGCGACCTCTGCTCCAGTACCTCCGACGCCCTCGTCCACATGACCGGCCCGAACATCGGCGACCGCCTCACTGCGGCCAACGTCTCCTGGGGCTGGTTCCAGGGCGGCTTCGATCTCACCGCCGTCAACGCCAACGGCTCCACCGACTGCCGCCGCAGCAACGTGGGTCTGGCCAAGTCGAACAAGCGCGACTACTTGCCCCACCACGAGCCCTTCCAGTACTACAAGTCCACCGCCAACCCCCAGCACGTCCGTCCGCAGTCGGCAACCACCATCGCCACCAATCAGGACGGCGCGGCCAACCACCAGTACGATACCCACGACTTCTTCGACGCCGTCAAGGCGGGTAACTTTCCCGCCGTCAGCTACCTGAAGGCTCCGGGCTATCAGGACGGCCACGCGGGCTACTCCACCCCGCTCGACGAGCAGGAGTTCGTCGTCGGCGTCATCAACTTCCTCCAACAGCAGCCCGACTGGGAGCACACCGCCGTCATCATCGCCTACGACGACTCCGACGGCTGGTACGACCATGCCTCCAGCAAGATCGTCAACGGCTCCGCCACCAAGGCTGACGCCTACGACGGCCCCGGCAAGTGCGGCGACGGCTCCACGGCGCTGCCCGGCGTAGACCCGGCCACGCTCCACGCGCAGGGCCGCTGCGGCTACGGCCCACGCCTGCCGCTCATCGTCGTCTCGCCCTGGGCCAAGGCCAACTTCGTCGATCACACCCTCACCGACCAGACTTCCATCCTGCGCTTCATCGAAGACATCTTCCTCGACGGCAAGCGCCTCGGTGCAGGTTCCTTCGATGCCCAGTCCGGCCCGCTGAACAACCTGTTCGACTTCACCCGCAAGCCCCGCACCCCGCGGAAGCTTGTCCTGAACCCCACCACCGGCCAG
- a CDS encoding DNA-3-methyladenine glycosylase I, translating to MALNEQKIRCAWAESDALMRSYHDEEWGVPEHDSRALWELLMLEGFQAGLAWIIILRKRDAFRKAFKGFDPEVVARFGEKDIARMMEDAGIVRARAKIEATIGGAKAYLAMRDAGEDFSSFIWGFVKGKAVQNTGAVPASSELSVEVSKALKKKGFKFVGPVIVYAFLQAAGVVNDHAEGCFRRKVVRK from the coding sequence ATGGCATTGAACGAGCAGAAGATTCGCTGTGCGTGGGCGGAGAGCGACGCCCTGATGCGGAGCTATCACGATGAAGAGTGGGGCGTGCCCGAGCATGACAGCCGCGCTCTTTGGGAGCTGCTGATGCTCGAAGGGTTTCAGGCCGGGCTGGCCTGGATCATCATTCTGCGCAAGCGGGATGCGTTTCGGAAGGCGTTCAAGGGGTTCGATCCGGAGGTGGTGGCGCGGTTCGGCGAGAAGGATATCGCGCGCATGATGGAGGATGCCGGGATCGTGAGGGCGCGGGCGAAGATCGAGGCTACGATCGGTGGGGCGAAGGCTTATCTCGCGATGCGGGATGCGGGGGAGGATTTCTCCAGCTTTATCTGGGGGTTTGTGAAGGGGAAGGCGGTGCAGAATACCGGGGCGGTTCCGGCCAGTAGTGAGCTGTCGGTGGAGGTGTCCAAGGCTCTGAAGAAGAAGGGATTCAAGTTTGTGGGGCCGGTGATTGTGTATGCGTTTTTGCAGGCCGCCGGGGTGGTGAATGACCATGCGGAAGGGTGTTTTCGGCGGAAGGTCGTGAGGAAGTAG
- a CDS encoding glucoamylase family protein encodes MDQLPPDELPNSPPETPDVSDVELCRHAAASVDTWEMAPPSHKSAGLPQRLEKLTERLEAVLHEARSRVSGKELTPQLELLQGARLFNVVLTEARGDIKSLYDLPHIHIPHQGVFPRVANLAQCYLAATHGIWSPESLSVYLKQAQKRHPLLLKEVMELEQVLKFAQLEYIVDRAEEVFAAGPTPPYDQSPFSAPIYSLRRLNQYEWNPLLESAVSFEPILCDDPSGTFLQLEEDTRTAYLKRVADLASYADYNEVETASAAIQMARHAATVGAPDPRQAQRMQHVGYYLFAEGLPALQRRIGYHAPPAERLRSLIRRYNDDFYIISIVTLSIVLTTPVIAPLVPHNNFWFVMGVLLLALLPITQGAVELINGIVSSILKAEALPKLDYTKGVPVEATTLVVIPTLLLHEKQVQELFEDLEARYLANEDPNIHFALLTDLPDTPIEPSADENHPLVQLAIRQTDGLNAKYATGHAGSFLLLHRRRLFNSRQGVWMGWERKRGKLLDLNKLLLHTVDNFPIKSGPLHVLEQVRYVITLDSDTQLPRSTAARMIGTICHPLNRAIISPRLRIVTAGYGILQPRVGVSVASASRSRLASIYSGETGFDIYSRTVSDVYQDLFGEGIFAGKGIYEVTVLHQVLERRFPRNSLLSHDLIEGAYVRAGLVTDIEIIDDYPSQYHAHTRRKHRWIRGDWQIMRWLLARVPDESGRLVPNPISAISQWKILDNLRRSLVEPVTFLVLVFGWFFFPGGAHYWTIVIVTLAMLPSLVQLGLDLIKALLATSWVATRGAFTNFSGSIAFAVLNLTFLPHQMMLSLDAIVRSLVRSLLSGRHLLEWETAAQAEANVKRTSLDVYLQASPIIAVLMGFALAHFHPMALFSAGPILFLWLIAPFAAAWLNSPPHEAQPLISTSNRTFLQQQALRIWRFYADFAGANNFWLTPDNIEEKSFHQVRLLTPTNVGMMLNSRQAAHEFGFITIPEFTEATLGSLTTYGRLQKHNGHLFNWYDLVDLKPLEPVVVSTVDSGNLAASLYTLYTGALDILKRPLLTLETLRVLNRIIPDAPPFVAKGTTLASAIRQLFNTPTNPVVTTPGTTHDTWAIDEVVRRRAALRSLISNYLPWLLPEFEPLVQLVPMLKDPAPSAERAQTYIRSLSEALAPIPATSPHYPLARSLSDLLPQTLERAEKLHRDLKSVSDLAEQYAEDMDFGFLFVEKRQLLSNGFDMKGLSLHAPCFDLLASEARTAAFLAVAKNDIPQRSWFRLDRVHTLVNGRVALLSWTATMFEYMMPTLFMRSYPGTLLSNSLKNVIRTQIDFAHSTLRGMPWGISESGFAQQDENGRYAYLAFGIPSLALKYPADFGPVISPYSTFLALPHMRKQALQNLHRMAELGWVGEYGFYEAADYMEIATGNKEPRPVRSWMAHHQGMSMLAITNTLHHNIFQTWFHANPRVRAAEQLLHERPLNRDVLNQVTKPSLNQEVEATR; translated from the coding sequence ATGGACCAGCTGCCGCCGGATGAACTGCCCAACTCCCCCCCGGAGACGCCCGATGTCTCAGATGTTGAGCTTTGCCGTCACGCCGCGGCCTCCGTCGACACATGGGAGATGGCTCCCCCCAGCCACAAGAGCGCGGGCCTGCCGCAGCGCCTTGAAAAGCTTACCGAGCGCCTCGAAGCCGTGCTCCACGAGGCCCGCTCACGCGTCTCGGGCAAGGAGCTTACGCCCCAGCTCGAGCTTCTGCAGGGAGCCCGCCTCTTCAACGTCGTCCTCACCGAGGCGCGTGGCGATATCAAATCGCTATACGATCTTCCTCACATCCACATCCCCCATCAGGGCGTCTTTCCGCGCGTCGCCAACCTGGCCCAGTGTTATCTCGCGGCGACGCACGGCATCTGGTCTCCCGAGTCGCTCTCCGTCTATCTCAAGCAGGCGCAGAAGCGCCATCCGCTCCTCCTCAAAGAGGTCATGGAGCTGGAGCAGGTCCTCAAGTTCGCCCAGCTCGAGTACATCGTCGACCGCGCCGAAGAGGTCTTCGCCGCCGGTCCCACGCCGCCCTACGATCAGTCGCCCTTCTCCGCGCCCATCTACAGCCTGCGCCGCCTCAACCAGTACGAGTGGAACCCCCTGCTCGAGTCCGCCGTCTCCTTCGAGCCGATCCTCTGCGACGATCCCAGCGGCACCTTCCTCCAGCTCGAAGAAGACACCCGCACGGCCTACCTCAAGCGCGTCGCCGATCTGGCCAGCTACGCCGACTACAACGAGGTAGAGACCGCCTCGGCCGCCATCCAGATGGCCCGCCACGCCGCCACCGTCGGCGCGCCCGACCCGCGCCAGGCCCAGCGTATGCAGCATGTGGGCTACTACCTCTTCGCCGAGGGCCTGCCCGCGCTCCAGCGCCGCATCGGCTACCACGCGCCCCCCGCCGAACGCCTACGCAGTCTGATTCGCCGCTACAACGACGACTTCTACATCATCTCCATCGTCACTCTGTCCATCGTGCTCACCACGCCGGTCATCGCGCCGCTGGTCCCTCATAACAACTTCTGGTTCGTCATGGGCGTGCTGCTCTTAGCCCTGCTGCCCATCACGCAGGGCGCTGTCGAGCTTATCAACGGCATCGTCTCCTCGATCCTCAAGGCCGAGGCCCTGCCCAAGCTCGACTACACCAAGGGTGTGCCCGTCGAGGCCACCACCCTCGTCGTCATCCCCACTCTGCTGCTGCACGAAAAGCAGGTGCAGGAGCTATTCGAAGACCTCGAAGCCCGCTACCTCGCGAACGAAGACCCCAACATCCACTTCGCCCTCCTCACCGATCTTCCCGACACCCCCATCGAGCCGTCGGCCGACGAGAACCATCCCCTCGTCCAACTGGCCATCCGCCAGACCGACGGGCTCAACGCCAAGTACGCCACCGGCCACGCCGGATCGTTCCTCCTCCTGCACCGCCGCCGCCTCTTCAACTCGCGCCAGGGCGTCTGGATGGGCTGGGAGCGCAAGCGCGGCAAGCTGCTCGACCTCAACAAGCTGCTGCTCCACACCGTCGACAACTTCCCCATCAAGTCCGGCCCGCTTCACGTCCTCGAGCAGGTCCGCTACGTCATCACGCTCGACTCCGACACCCAGCTCCCTCGCTCCACCGCCGCACGCATGATCGGCACCATCTGCCATCCGCTCAATCGCGCCATCATCAGCCCGCGCCTGCGCATCGTCACCGCCGGATACGGCATCCTCCAGCCCCGCGTCGGTGTCAGCGTGGCCTCGGCCTCGCGCTCGCGCCTGGCCTCTATCTACTCCGGCGAGACCGGTTTCGACATCTACAGCCGCACCGTCTCCGACGTCTACCAGGACCTCTTCGGCGAGGGCATCTTCGCGGGCAAGGGCATCTACGAGGTCACCGTCCTCCACCAGGTTCTCGAGCGCCGCTTCCCCCGCAACTCGCTGCTCTCGCACGATCTCATCGAGGGCGCTTACGTCCGCGCCGGTCTCGTCACCGATATCGAGATCATCGACGACTACCCCTCGCAGTACCACGCCCACACCCGCCGCAAACACCGCTGGATTCGCGGAGACTGGCAGATCATGCGCTGGCTGCTCGCGCGTGTCCCCGACGAGTCCGGCCGCCTCGTTCCCAACCCCATCAGCGCCATCTCGCAGTGGAAGATCCTCGACAACCTGCGCCGCTCACTGGTCGAGCCGGTTACCTTCCTCGTGCTCGTCTTCGGCTGGTTCTTCTTCCCCGGCGGAGCCCACTACTGGACCATCGTCATCGTGACATTGGCGATGCTGCCGTCCCTCGTCCAGCTCGGTCTCGATCTCATCAAGGCCCTGCTGGCCACAAGCTGGGTCGCCACGCGCGGAGCTTTCACGAACTTCTCCGGCTCCATCGCCTTCGCCGTCCTCAATCTCACCTTCCTGCCGCACCAGATGATGCTCTCGCTCGATGCCATCGTGCGCTCGCTCGTCCGCAGCCTTCTCTCCGGCCGTCATCTGCTGGAGTGGGAGACCGCCGCGCAGGCCGAGGCCAACGTCAAGCGCACCTCGCTCGACGTCTACCTCCAGGCCTCTCCCATCATCGCCGTGCTGATGGGCTTCGCCCTCGCGCACTTCCATCCCATGGCGCTCTTCTCCGCCGGGCCGATCCTCTTCCTCTGGCTCATCGCGCCCTTCGCAGCCGCATGGCTCAACTCGCCTCCGCACGAGGCCCAGCCCCTCATCAGCACCTCCAACCGCACCTTCCTGCAACAGCAGGCTCTGCGCATCTGGCGCTTCTACGCGGACTTCGCCGGAGCCAATAACTTCTGGCTCACGCCCGACAACATCGAAGAGAAGAGCTTCCACCAGGTGCGCCTGCTCACGCCCACCAACGTCGGCATGATGCTCAACTCCCGCCAGGCCGCGCACGAGTTCGGCTTCATCACCATCCCCGAGTTCACCGAAGCTACCCTCGGCTCGCTCACCACCTACGGCCGTCTGCAAAAGCACAACGGCCACCTCTTCAACTGGTACGATCTCGTCGACCTCAAGCCCCTCGAGCCGGTCGTCGTCTCCACCGTCGACAGCGGCAACCTGGCCGCCTCGCTCTACACCCTCTACACCGGCGCGCTCGACATCCTCAAGCGCCCCCTGCTCACGCTCGAGACCCTCCGCGTCCTCAACCGCATCATCCCCGACGCACCACCCTTCGTAGCCAAGGGAACCACGCTCGCCAGCGCCATTCGTCAGCTCTTCAACACGCCCACCAACCCCGTCGTCACCACCCCCGGCACCACGCACGACACCTGGGCCATCGACGAAGTAGTGCGCCGCCGAGCCGCCCTGCGCTCCCTCATCTCGAACTACCTTCCGTGGCTGCTGCCGGAGTTCGAGCCGCTCGTCCAACTCGTCCCCATGCTCAAAGATCCGGCACCCTCCGCAGAGCGCGCCCAGACCTACATCCGCTCGCTCAGCGAAGCCCTTGCCCCGATCCCGGCCACGTCGCCTCACTACCCGCTCGCCCGTTCCCTAAGCGATCTACTGCCCCAAACATTAGAGCGCGCCGAGAAGCTGCACCGCGATCTCAAGAGCGTCAGCGATCTCGCCGAGCAGTACGCCGAAGACATGGACTTCGGCTTCCTCTTCGTAGAGAAGCGCCAGCTTCTCTCGAACGGCTTCGACATGAAGGGCCTCTCGCTGCACGCACCGTGTTTCGACCTGCTCGCCTCCGAGGCCCGCACCGCGGCCTTCCTCGCCGTCGCCAAGAACGACATCCCCCAGCGGTCGTGGTTCCGCCTCGACCGCGTCCACACCCTGGTCAACGGCCGCGTGGCGCTGCTCTCCTGGACCGCCACCATGTTCGAGTACATGATGCCTACGCTCTTCATGCGCTCCTACCCCGGCACGCTGCTCTCGAACTCGCTCAAAAACGTTATCCGTACCCAGATCGACTTCGCCCACAGCACCCTTCGCGGCATGCCCTGGGGCATCTCGGAGAGCGGCTTCGCCCAGCAGGACGAGAACGGCCGCTACGCCTACCTGGCCTTCGGCATCCCGTCGCTGGCGCTCAAGTATCCCGCAGACTTCGGCCCGGTCATCTCGCCCTATTCCACCTTTCTTGCGCTACCCCATATGCGCAAGCAGGCTCTCCAGAACCTGCACCGCATGGCCGAGCTGGGCTGGGTCGGCGAATACGGCTTCTACGAAGCAGCCGATTACATGGAGATCGCCACCGGCAACAAGGAGCCGCGTCCGGTCCGTTCGTGGATGGCACACCACCAGGGCATGTCGATGCTGGCCATCACCAACACGCTCCACCACAACATCTTCCAGACCTGGTTCCATGCCAACCCGCGCGTCCGCGCCGCCGAGCAACTACTGCACGAGCGCCCTCTGAACCGCGACGTTCTCAACCAAGTCACCAAACCCAGCCTGAACCAAGAGGTCGAAGCCACCCGCTAG